One genomic segment of Fervidobacterium pennivorans includes these proteins:
- the nadA gene encoding quinolinate synthase NadA, translating into MLKSAVSVRPEDIRKLADEKGYVIVAHNYQIPELQEIADYLGDSLQLARMVTKIDAKKILFLGVDFMAEVMKVLNPEKKIIVPVRHSTCPMANSLTVEDVIKFKEKYNAPFVVYVNSRTEVKAYADVVCTSANAVDVVKAIDSDTILFGPDKNLASYVAEKTGKNIIPIPGETGYCYVHNYIKEEEIKKLIVQHPDAEIMAHPEVPKNIRDLAHFVGSTSQMEKYPAKSQATKFIVVTEIGMIAKLKKLYPEREFIPVTGMVCYNMKKNNLKNTYLSLLEESVEVLVDEEIAKKAKIAIERMLEITESKEVKR; encoded by the coding sequence ATGTTGAAGAGTGCAGTGAGTGTAAGACCTGAGGATATAAGAAAGCTTGCAGATGAAAAAGGATACGTTATTGTAGCACACAATTACCAAATTCCTGAGTTACAGGAAATCGCTGATTATCTCGGTGACTCACTCCAGTTGGCAAGAATGGTTACAAAAATTGATGCAAAGAAAATACTCTTTCTTGGAGTAGATTTCATGGCAGAAGTTATGAAAGTTCTCAACCCTGAGAAAAAAATTATCGTTCCAGTTAGACACTCAACATGCCCAATGGCAAATTCATTGACAGTGGAAGATGTCATCAAGTTCAAAGAAAAATACAATGCTCCGTTTGTTGTATACGTCAACAGCCGAACGGAAGTTAAAGCCTATGCAGATGTTGTTTGCACTTCAGCAAATGCTGTTGATGTTGTTAAAGCTATTGATTCTGATACCATACTCTTTGGTCCTGACAAAAACCTTGCATCGTATGTTGCGGAAAAAACAGGTAAAAACATCATCCCGATCCCAGGAGAAACAGGCTATTGCTATGTCCATAACTATATCAAAGAAGAAGAAATTAAAAAGCTTATAGTCCAACACCCTGATGCTGAAATAATGGCACATCCAGAAGTGCCAAAGAACATAAGAGATTTGGCACATTTTGTAGGTAGCACTTCACAAATGGAAAAATATCCGGCAAAGTCTCAGGCAACAAAATTTATCGTGGTTACCGAAATTGGCATGATAGCTAAACTTAAAAAGCTCTATCCAGAGCGAGAATTTATCCCAGTAACTGGTATGGTTTGCTACAACATGAAAAAGAACAACCTTAAGAATACATATTTGTCGCTTTTGGAAGAAAGTGTTGAGGTTCTTGTAGACGAAGAGATTGCTAAGAAAGCAAAAATAGCCATTGAAAGGATGCTTGAAATAACTGAATCAAAAGAAGTAAAGAGGTGA
- the nadX gene encoding aspartate dehydrogenase, whose product MKILFIGGGNIANIVYNELKDHIEKCWYYDVLQTNLPCERMNDFTIPNEADVVVECASVEAVKQYGVDILKSGKDFYIISSGAFSDEDFFDKFMIELKNSNSTVYVPSGAIGGLDIVYSIRNFIEKVELITRKPPKAFGLENVFQEQIIFTGNAREAITKFPQNTNVSVTLSLAVGDFNKVNVRIVADPDVDQNIHEINIYSSVGDYKIIHKNKPSPNPKTSYLAPLSLAAALKKRTEKFRIGG is encoded by the coding sequence ATGAAAATATTATTTATTGGTGGTGGTAATATAGCAAATATTGTATACAACGAGCTCAAGGACCACATTGAAAAATGCTGGTATTACGATGTACTTCAAACAAACCTTCCGTGTGAAAGAATGAATGATTTTACCATTCCAAATGAAGCAGATGTTGTTGTCGAATGTGCCAGTGTGGAAGCTGTTAAGCAATATGGTGTGGACATCCTAAAAAGCGGAAAAGATTTTTATATCATTAGTTCTGGAGCTTTTTCTGACGAAGACTTTTTCGATAAATTCATGATAGAGTTGAAGAATTCAAATTCCACAGTTTACGTTCCCTCAGGAGCAATTGGAGGTTTGGACATCGTATACTCCATAAGAAATTTCATAGAAAAAGTTGAACTAATTACACGCAAACCTCCAAAAGCATTCGGACTTGAAAATGTATTCCAAGAACAAATAATATTCACAGGTAACGCACGTGAAGCTATAACCAAGTTCCCTCAAAATACAAACGTCTCTGTTACACTTTCACTCGCTGTCGGTGATTTTAATAAAGTTAACGTACGAATTGTAGCAGACCCAGACGTCGACCAGAATATACACGAGATTAATATCTATTCATCCGTTGGGGACTACAAAATCATCCATAAGAATAAACCATCACCCAATCCAAAAACAAGCTATCTTGCCCCACTATCACTTGCCGCTGCATTGAAAAAGAGAACAGAAAAATTTAGAATTGGAGGTTGA